Sequence from the Flavobacterium sp. J372 genome:
GCCCGGGAGCACGCCTCATTTATAAATTTTTCAAGGTTACCAAGAATTATGAAGGCAGCCGCTTTTTTATAAAAATTAATGGTGAACTCATGGCAACGCCTTTGCTTGTGGTTGTCGCTGTAATTGAGTTTACCGACCTGATTTTTGCTGTTGACTCTATACCCGCAATTTTTGCTATAGCGCCAAACGACCCTTTCATACTTTACACCTCCAACATATTTGCCATACTTGGCCTAAGGGCGTTGTATTTCCTGCTGGCTAATTTTATGCATATGTTCAGCAGGCTAAAGTATGGCCTTGCCATTATCCTTGCATTTATAGGTATAAAGATGCTCATAAACCCGTTTTACCACATTTCTTCACCAACTTCACTAATAGTTGTAGGCGGAGTTTTATTGCTTGCCGTGGCTGCGTCACTGCTATTCCCTGAAAAGCAGAAACAATAAATTTCTATGTTTTTTCACTGCCATGCAACCTTTTTGGCTTTGCATGCGTCTACCTTATATCAATCACAATCAAAAACACTTTCCGCCGGGAGTAATCAACCCATCAAAGCGGAATCAGCATTAAAAAAGCCAACCTTATCAGTTGGCTTTTTTGTCTGTTTTAGGTATTATTTCACCAATATACCATCTTTAAAGATAACCGGGATTTCAGTTACATTACCTTCGCTAATCGTTCCTGCTTTAAAGATAAAGTTCTTGTCATAAAGCGTATTCCCTTTAAAGAATGTCACCATGAAACTGTTATCAAGCGCCAGTACACTCTCTTCAATCATTTCAATCTTTACAGCTGTCTCGGGCAAAACTTCTACAAATGCATGGCGCAGCATGCTGGTTTTGCGTTCTTCACCATTAAGGATTCCTGATGCGTTTGATACCACTATAACCGTCTCCAGCTTTTCATAACTGTCATTTATCAGGTAGGCATACCATGTCTTTTCCATGAAATCATCATTCCATTCCTGAAGGGCAGCTACATAAACATTTTCGACTTTTGGGATTATTATATCTTTTTTCATTTTCTTTGTTTTAAACTTTAAACATAGCTAAACCTAAATAAAGATTTACAATGAAACTACCGCATATTTTATGCATTGCTGCAATAACATTGCTAACAGCCTGCAAAAATGAGGAAAAATCGGGCGGCAGCCAAACAACTGATGCTGATGCAACAACATTTGCTGATACTACCGAAACAGCTAATACAACCGCACCGGTAAAAAAACCTGCAATACCTATAGTAAAGACAGCCTCATGGCACGGTAAATATTCCGGTGTATTGCCCTGTGGCGATTGCAAAGGCATCTTTACCCTTATAACAGTAAGTGGCGACAACACCTATAAGCTTATTTCTAAAAGGGTTGGAAAAGGCGAAAAAGAAGCTGTATATGACGGGACTTACCATTTTGACAGCGCCAAAAACATGATCACTCTTGATGCTGAAGGCGACCACCTTAAATTCGAAGTGAAAGACGGTATGCTTATAAAGCGTGATAAATTTGGCAATCCTGAGCAAGGTGGTGAGGAAGCACGGTACTACCTCCGCCCCATTAAATAAAAAAATCCCGGTTAATGCCGGGATTCGTTTTTATATGCTTGATTTGAACTGTTCCAGAAAGCGGACATCATTTTCATAAAACATCCTGATATCGCCAATTTGGTAGAGTAGCATAGCAATACGCTCAATACCCATACCAAAGGCAAAGCCATTATATTTTGTGGCATCTATTCCGCAGTTGGTGAGTACGTTAGGGTCTACCATGCCGCAACCCATGATTTCAAGCCAGCCGGTGCCTTTCGTTATACGGTAGTCGGTTTCAGTCTTGAGTCCCCAGTATACATCTACCTCAGCACTTGGCTCGGTAAAAGGGAAGTATGAAGGGCGCAGGCGTATCTTGCTCTTGCCGAACATCTCCTTAGTGAAGTATTGCAGCGTCTGCTTAAGGTCGGCAAACGATACATCTTTATCTATATATAACCCTTCAATCTGGTGGAAGATGCAGTGCGAGCGTGACGATATTGCTTCGTTACGAAACACACGCCCCGGCGAAATAGTCCTGATAGGCGGTTTGTTATTCTCCATATAGCGCACCTGTACTGATGATGTATGCGTACGCAGCAACACATCAGGATTTGTCTGGATGAAGAACGTGTCCTGCATATCGCGCGCAGGGTGGTATTCTGGCAGGTTAAGCGCAGTGAAGTTATGCCAGTCATCTTCAATCTCAGGCCCTTCGCTTACGTTGAAACCAATATTTGAGAAAATGTCGACAATCTGGTTCTTAACGATAGATATCGGGTGGCGCGACCCTACCTGAAAGGGTTCTCCCGGGCGGGTAAGATCGCCGTAAACACCTTTACTTTCTTCCTTGTTTTCAAGGGCTTCCTGTATGGCATTAACCTTATCCTGCGCCGCATTTTTAAGCGTGTTAATAACCTGCCCAAACTCCTTTTTCTGGTCGTTCGGTACATTCTTAAACTCCGCAAAAAACTCATTTAGCAGGCCTTTCTTCCCAAGGAATTTTATCCTGAAGGCTTCAAGTTCTTCTTTAGATGTACCATTAAACGCTTCGGCTTCGGCAATATATTCCTTTATCTTATCTATCATTTCTTCTTATGGTAAAGTGGTGCAAATTTAGCGATTTCGCTTTGCAAATGCATCAAAAAATTGTTGCAGCGTCTTATTTTATCAGTCCTTTTTCAAGGAAGTAATTCACGATGGCATCCTTCATCAGCACGCTTTGTTCACCGGCCTTAAGCGGTGGCAGTTCTTCTTTTACCGTGTAATGCGGCCAGCCGTCTTCATCAAAAAAATCGAAGGTATAGTAGCCATAGGGTTCCAGTAGCCTGCAAATGGCTATGTGCATCAGGTTTACCTTTTCGTCTTTCTTGAATTTACGGTTGAATTTTCCCAGTTCCTGCACGCCTATAAGATAAATTATGGCATCAAGGTCAAGCGTGTCACCATCGGCAAAACGGTCAGATAATATAGTAACAAGCTGCTCCCAGCGTTCTTTCAGTTGTTCGTCTCTTGACATTTGTCTTGTTTAAGCCTGCAAAGATACAACTTGAAATTTAACGGCTGTTGCCTACCTTTGCGCCATGACTGGTATCGATATCATTTTGGGCGGACTCCTTGCTTACGGCTGCGTAAAAGGCCTTTGGAAAGGTTTGGTTAGCGAACTTGCAGGCGTTGTCTCACTTTTGCTGGGCATCTTCATCGCGATAAAATTCTCAGGTTTTGTGGGGAGTATGTTCAGCGGAAACATTAATGAAAATCCCAGGCATGCTGCCATCGTAGCATTTATCATAACATTTGTGGCTGTTGTAATAGGTGTTTCAATTTTATCAAAAATCGTTACAAAACTGGCTGATTTTTCAGGATTAGGATTGGTAAACCGGTTGCTTGGCGGGCTGTTCGGCGGCATTAAAATGGTATTGATGCTTAGCGTGATATTGCACTTTTTCCTGAAGATTAACAGCAATCACACATTTGCCGAACAGGAAACGCTGGACAATTCGCTTTTCTTTAACCCGATTTTGAAAGTTTCGAACCTGATCTTCCCAACTTTGGAAGAATGGTTTGGGGAGTTAAAAAAGTAAGCTACCTCAAAAACCGCAGCGCAGTACTTTCAATCCATCCTTGCCTGTTGTCAGCAAGGCGTATTTTGCACCAATCCATTCCTTGGTCTTCAACCTGTACTTTTGTGCCTTCGTGCAGGGTAAAGGCATCTTCGGACTCGGTATCGGGATCAGTCTTCACAGCGACAGTTTTGCTGAAGACTATAGCAGGGCTGTCATCCATCGCTGCTGAATATAAAAATGCTGCTGAGGCGATGCTTATGATAAACAATACTACCGACAGACACAGCCCTGCAAAAAACAAGCGCTTATGTTTTTCCTTTTTCAGAAGATAATAACCCGCAAAGCCGATAAGCGACAAGAATGCAAATGTTACCGCGGCCCAAGCCCATGAGTCGTAATGATAGCCACCTGCCCAGCTTTCTACCAATCCGCTAAGGCCGGGTTTTGGTAAGGGCGTGATTTTATCCACCAGCTTCTGTTGCGCAAAATCAAGATTATTTTTTACATCGGCATTGTCAGGGTCAAGAATCAGGGCTTTCTCATAGTTGTAAATAGCAGGCGCGAGTTCGTTAAGCTTATAATACGCATTGCCTAAATTGTAATACAGTTCCGGCGACTCCTTTTTTGCGGCAATGATAATGCCGTAGCCCATCACAGCCTCTTTATATTTGCCTGCTGCATATTGCTTATTGGCCATCTCAAAAACATCACGCTCATTATTTGACGGGATCTCTCTTACTTGAGCAAAGGAAACTGAACTTATCAAGAGCAATATGTATAGCAACGTCTTCATTTTACAGCTGTTTTTCAAGTGAGTTCATTACTGTCCCCGCCAGATCATAATCCTGCTGCATGGCCGCATCGGTTGATGGCGCATAACGTGCAAACTCGCAGTTATTCATAATCATCAGGAAGTTATCAATAGTACCTGCATCTACATTTTTAGACGCCAGCAGCTCACGGATATTCTGTTTGCTCATATCGGCAGTTTCAATGCTTAGCTTAGCCCGAAGGAAATTGTGCAATGCACGCTCCAGCGCGATGTAAAACAGCTCCTTGCTGCCAATGTTTGCTTTTGCATCGCCAAGATATTTCTTCGCAAGTTTGCTCGTCTGCTTTTTCCTGTTGCCTTCGATATCGCTGTCAATTTCTTCTTTTCTGCGGCGAGCTATGATGATTACCGGAATCAAAGTAAACGGCAATACCATTAACACGTAAAACAACACCGACCCAAAGAAGTCTTCGCTATCCATCCTGCTGAAACGCGTATCCGTTGCATTGGCCCTGAACTGTGGTTTGTTACTTTCAGCCGAAGCAGCTGCAGCCAAGTCTTCTGCGGAAGCGTCGCTCAATACATTTACCGTAAACTCTCCTGACGTTATGGTTTTGTAGCTGCCTGTTGCCGGGTCAAAATAGCTGAAAGAAATGGGCGCAATAGTATACCTGCCTTTCTTCTGTGCGATGATGCTGTATTTATCGGTAATTCTTCCCTGCATGCCGGAAAGCGGAACATCAACCTCTTCGGTATGCGCCGGGTCATATGCTTCAAGGCCCTCCGGAACAATTGCCTTCGGCAGCTGGAAAAGTTTCAGGTTGCCACGCCCTTCTGAGGATAATGTCAGCTCAATGGCCTGCCCTCCTGAAACGGTAGTTTTAGACGGTACAACCTTAAAATCAAAGCTGCCGACAGCTCCCGTAAAGCTCGCTGGCCTGCCAGCGTCAGGCAGTGCTTTTACATTGATGATTTTCTTATCGGCACGAAGTATCTTTTTCTCCTGCCGTACAATCGGGTCGCCAAAGAAATCTACCTGTCCGGTTGGGACGTCCAGAATTATCTCCAGAGAAAGCGGGTCAATCTCTAATGCGCCGCTCTTTTGCGGGTACAGGACTGTAGGCATCAGTTCTACATAGTTGTACTCCTGCCCTTTGTATATTCCGCCGGTGTGTACGCGGGTATAGTCGCTCTCCAATCGCTGGCTCCAGAAGTCGTTATATTTTGGTGTCTCTGCAATGGAATAATTCCGTACATCCGCCTGGTAACCTACGTATAGCCTGTACACCACGCTCACTGCTTCATTCACGTACGGGTTGGTCTTATTCACTACTGCCACAAGGTACAAGCCTGCGCCGGTTTCGGGCTCAACAACAGGCACCGATGGCGCAGCATCTGTCACCGTGACCTTAAATGGCGCTGTTTTATAACGCTTGTTGTCTATCTCTACAAATGCCGAACCTATAGTAAACGTACCCTTCTTCCTGGGTTGAAGGATAAACGTGTATATCTTGCTGTACGAATGCTTGTTGTTAACCCAATAGTTCCTAATGTTGATCATAGGTCCCGAAGCATCAAACCCCGTGAATGACGGTGCCACAAAATCATCACCGTCACCATTCATGGTAAAGTCTATACGCAGGCGCTCATCAAGGCCAAGAGTGGTCTTGTCAGGTTCAGCCGTAAACTGAACCTGGGCGTACAACCCCTGCACAAATAATACTATCAGTAATAAAAAACGTTTCATTGCTGCTACCAGTCTTTTTCCTGTCTTGCAGGCTGCCCCTGCACTTTGCCTTTATTTACGCGTTCCTGTACTTTTTTCTCCTCATTATCCATAGCATCCAGCAGGTTTTGTATACGCTGCTGTGACGGGCCCTGCTCTGCCTTCTGCTCTTTGTCATTGCCGCCTCCGCCTTTGTTCTGGTCTTTATTTTCACCTTTGCTTTTTTCCTGGTCAGGGCGTTGCTTCTGGTCGTTCTGCTGGCCGTTAGGGTCGCTGTCAGGCCTGTTTTGCTTATTGTCATTACCATCACCTTTGTTCGGGTTTTGGCTCTTGTCATCACCTTCTTTCTGCTTGCTGTTGCCCTGCGACTGGTTCTCTTTCAGCATCTTTTTCGCCAGGGCATAGTTATAGCGCGTCTGTTCATCAGCAGGGTTATTACGCAACGCTTCCTTGTATGCCTCCACGGCACGCTGGTAATCTTTCTCCTTCATAAGCACATTGCCAAGATTGTGCAAAGCCATGTGTTTTTGCTGCTTTGTTTTTGCATTCTTAATGGCCTTTGCGTAAGAACCTGCCGCTTCAATTGGCGAACCCTGCCTGTATATGGCGTTGCCCAGGTTATATGCGGATGCAGATTTAGTCGGTGCGTTGGATGAAGACACCCTGTACTCCGCCTCCGCAGAAGGATATTCTTTCTTTACGAATTTCTTGTTGCCTTCCGGCAGGTGCGGGTCTTTATCCTTTTTCTTTTCCTGGGCGAAAACAGCAACCGTCAGGAAAAGCAGGCAGTAGGTCATCAGTCTTTTCATTGCTCCTTTTCGTTAAACAGGTTAAGCTTCTTTATCCAGGCGGTCTTTCTCTCAAGCAGGAAAAAGTCTAATATCAGCAACAGCAAAGCCGCAGCCAGGAACCACTGGTACTGCGAATCATATTCTGCAACGCGGCGCGATTCAAATCCGGTTTTTTTGCTGCTGCTGATTGTGTTTTTCACATAATCTGTAACAGCCTTGGTACTTTGCCCGGAAATATATCCTCCGCCCGTGGCCTGCGCCAGCGCCTGGAGAGCCTCGGGGTAAAGCTTCGTTGTCACGGTATTGCCTTCGCTGTCCTGCTTGTAGCTGTAGATGATGCCGTTGCGGCGCATCGGGATAGGACCACCCTTGGTTGTCCCTAAGCCTACAGTAATAATTTTAATGCCTTTTTCCTTCGCACGTTCAGCCGCAGAGATACTGTCTTCACCGTGGTCTTCACCGTCCGAAAGAAGGATAATGAGCTTGCTGCTGTCAGGGTCATCAAAAAAGGTTATGGCCATATCAATCGCCGCGCCAATAGCAGTCCCCTGAGACGACACAATATCGGTATTCACCCCCTCGAGGAACATCTTCGCTACGCCATAGTCTGTCGTTATTGGCAGTACCGGGTAGGCTGCACCGGCATAACCCACTATACCTATCCTGTCGCTGCCAAGGCCGTTTATTATTTGAGACACTATCTGCTTGCTGCGTTCAAGGCGGCTCGGGGCCATATCTTCGGCCAGCATACTTTTCGATACATCCATTGCAAATACAATGTCAATACCCTCACGCTTCACGGTCTCAACCTTTGTGCCGATTTTAGGGTTTACGATGGCTATTATCACACAGGTTATTGCCAAAAGCAACACTGCCCACTTAAGCGCCTGCTTGAAAACCGAACGCTCCGGCGCCAGTTTCTCAACCAGCTCTGCATTGCCAAATTCTCTTTGCTTCTTGCGGCGCCAGTACACTTCATACAGGTACAGGGCCACGAGCACCGGCACGAGCGCTAAAAGGTAGAGGTATATGGGCTTATCCAGTTCGTACATTATATAAAGCTTCTGTATAAGGTTTTACGCGCTAGTGCTTCTAAGAGCAGCAGGCCCAGCGCCAGGAACACAAACGGCCTGAACCATTCGGTATAGCTATAGTAGCGTATATCATCAAGTTCCGTAGTTTCCAGTTTATTTATATCTGCATAAATGCTTTTCAGGCTGCTGTTATCCGTTGCGCGGAAGTACTGCCCGCCGGTCTGCTTGGCAATGCCTTTTAATATTTCTTCATCAATCTTTACCGGCTGCATCTGGTAGCGCAGCTTCCCATCCGGGCCCAAAGCGTAAGGGAACTCAGCGTTGCCATTAGTCCCGATGCCGATGGTATATACTTTAATATTGAACTCCTTTGCCAGGCCGGCTGCTGTAAGCGGCTCTATCGTTCCGGCATTGTTCACACCATCTGTAAGCAAAATTATCACCTTGCTTTTGGCCTTGCTGTCTTTTATACGGTTTACTGCCGTTGCCAGGCCCATGCCTATTGCCGTACCGTCTTTTAATATTGTATTGTCAAACCTGATAGAGCGTATCGCTTCCTTTAGCAATGCTTTATCACTGGTAATCGGCGTACGCGTGTAGCTTTCAGCAGCGTATAATACCAAGCCTATACGGTCATTTCTTCGGGCATCTGTAAAGTCGGCCGCCACTTCTTTTAGGGCCGTGAGCCTGTCGGGTTTCAGGTCGCGCGCCAGCATACTGCCCGAAACGTCAATTGCCATAACAATATCTATCCCTTCCAGTTTGCGCGAACGGCTGTCGGGGTCCATAGTCCTCGGCCTTGCCAGCGCTATTATCATGAATACCATTGCAGCGATACGCATCCAGAACAAGGCAGGATACAGCCTCATCCGTAAAGAAGGTGATGCCTTAAACCCCTGTACCGAACTTACATTAAGCACAGCGCGATTCCGGCCTTTCTTTATAAAACGCCAGGCAACTATTGCCGGGATAAGCAGCAACAGCCAGAAGAAAGCAGGATTTAAAAATGATATGCCGCCCATCAGTTAAGTTTCTTAAATTCTATCGATTCTCTTATCCTCTTCACTATTTCAGCTCCGGCGGCATCACCTTCGCGGTGCATCATGATAACCTGCTGCAGGCCATTAGGCTGCTTATAATAAATCGCTTCATAATACACCCTGCCGCCTTCATCATCACCCTGCGCAGGGTAGCGCATTGTCCCGGTAGCCTTAAGCCCCTGAGTGCCATCTTTAACTGTAAAGGGATCCTGCTTAACCGAGATATTTGTCATACCTTGTTTCTCCCATAATTGCACGGTACTATCAAACGCTTGTGCCAAATCAGCATCACCCGGCTGCTTGTACAGCATGGTGGTTGCACTGATAACAAAATCGCCTTTTGCAGTGCCGAACGCAAATACTGCTGTTTCCTTGTTTTTCTCAATGATTTCTTTCGGCAAAATCTTCTTGGCATCTTCGCGCAAGAGTACTTTCGGGGTTTCCATTACTATTCCCGGCACACCGTATTCACTCTTCACCCACTCGCCCTCAAGCAGTTCCTGGGTTGTGTTACCTATGTAATTATCCCTTATGTACCTGCCTCCGAAGAACACACCAACTAATAGCAACAGGAATGCTGCTATGCCGATGCCGGTGTAAATCTTCCTGCGTTTTGCATCGCGCAGCTGTTTTTCGCGAAGCGCCATAGCCATTTTATCTTCCTCATCGATTACATCAACCGGAATGGCTTTTTCAATGATGATGATGCTCTGTTCTATCGTCTGCCTGTCTTCCGCAATGGTATTTTCAGG
This genomic interval carries:
- a CDS encoding SH3 domain-containing protein, which codes for MKTLLYILLLISSVSFAQVREIPSNNERDVFEMANKQYAAGKYKEAVMGYGIIIAAKKESPELYYNLGNAYYKLNELAPAIYNYEKALILDPDNADVKNNLDFAQQKLVDKITPLPKPGLSGLVESWAGGYHYDSWAWAAVTFAFLSLIGFAGYYLLKKEKHKRLFFAGLCLSVVLFIISIASAAFLYSAAMDDSPAIVFSKTVAVKTDPDTESEDAFTLHEGTKVQVEDQGMDWCKIRLADNRQGWIESTALRFLR
- a CDS encoding BatD family protein; the protein is MKRFLLLIVLFVQGLYAQVQFTAEPDKTTLGLDERLRIDFTMNGDGDDFVAPSFTGFDASGPMINIRNYWVNNKHSYSKIYTFILQPRKKGTFTIGSAFVEIDNKRYKTAPFKVTVTDAAPSVPVVEPETGAGLYLVAVVNKTNPYVNEAVSVVYRLYVGYQADVRNYSIAETPKYNDFWSQRLESDYTRVHTGGIYKGQEYNYVELMPTVLYPQKSGALEIDPLSLEIILDVPTGQVDFFGDPIVRQEKKILRADKKIINVKALPDAGRPASFTGAVGSFDFKVVPSKTTVSGGQAIELTLSSEGRGNLKLFQLPKAIVPEGLEAYDPAHTEEVDVPLSGMQGRITDKYSIIAQKKGRYTIAPISFSYFDPATGSYKTITSGEFTVNVLSDASAEDLAAAASAESNKPQFRANATDTRFSRMDSEDFFGSVLFYVLMVLPFTLIPVIIIARRRKEEIDSDIEGNRKKQTSKLAKKYLGDAKANIGSKELFYIALERALHNFLRAKLSIETADMSKQNIRELLASKNVDAGTIDNFLMIMNNCEFARYAPSTDAAMQQDYDLAGTVMNSLEKQL
- a CDS encoding tetratricopeptide repeat protein, translated to MKRLMTYCLLFLTVAVFAQEKKKDKDPHLPEGNKKFVKKEYPSAEAEYRVSSSNAPTKSASAYNLGNAIYRQGSPIEAAGSYAKAIKNAKTKQQKHMALHNLGNVLMKEKDYQRAVEAYKEALRNNPADEQTRYNYALAKKMLKENQSQGNSKQKEGDDKSQNPNKGDGNDNKQNRPDSDPNGQQNDQKQRPDQEKSKGENKDQNKGGGGNDKEQKAEQGPSQQRIQNLLDAMDNEEKKVQERVNKGKVQGQPARQEKDW
- a CDS encoding VWA domain-containing protein, whose amino-acid sequence is MGGISFLNPAFFWLLLLIPAIVAWRFIKKGRNRAVLNVSSVQGFKASPSLRMRLYPALFWMRIAAMVFMIIALARPRTMDPDSRSRKLEGIDIVMAIDVSGSMLARDLKPDRLTALKEVAADFTDARRNDRIGLVLYAAESYTRTPITSDKALLKEAIRSIRFDNTILKDGTAIGMGLATAVNRIKDSKAKSKVIILLTDGVNNAGTIEPLTAAGLAKEFNIKVYTIGIGTNGNAEFPYALGPDGKLRYQMQPVKIDEEILKGIAKQTGGQYFRATDNSSLKSIYADINKLETTELDDIRYYSYTEWFRPFVFLALGLLLLEALARKTLYRSFI
- a CDS encoding copper resistance protein NlpE is translated as MKLPHILCIAAITLLTACKNEEKSGGSQTTDADATTFADTTETANTTAPVKKPAIPIVKTASWHGKYSGVLPCGDCKGIFTLITVSGDNTYKLISKRVGKGEKEAVYDGTYHFDSAKNMITLDAEGDHLKFEVKDGMLIKRDKFGNPEQGGEEARYYLRPIK
- the pheS gene encoding phenylalanine--tRNA ligase subunit alpha, which encodes MIDKIKEYIAEAEAFNGTSKEELEAFRIKFLGKKGLLNEFFAEFKNVPNDQKKEFGQVINTLKNAAQDKVNAIQEALENKEESKGVYGDLTRPGEPFQVGSRHPISIVKNQIVDIFSNIGFNVSEGPEIEDDWHNFTALNLPEYHPARDMQDTFFIQTNPDVLLRTHTSSVQVRYMENNKPPIRTISPGRVFRNEAISSRSHCIFHQIEGLYIDKDVSFADLKQTLQYFTKEMFGKSKIRLRPSYFPFTEPSAEVDVYWGLKTETDYRITKGTGWLEIMGCGMVDPNVLTNCGIDATKYNGFAFGMGIERIAMLLYQIGDIRMFYENDVRFLEQFKSSI
- a CDS encoding CvpA family protein — its product is MTGIDIILGGLLAYGCVKGLWKGLVSELAGVVSLLLGIFIAIKFSGFVGSMFSGNINENPRHAAIVAFIITFVAVVIGVSILSKIVTKLADFSGLGLVNRLLGGLFGGIKMVLMLSVILHFFLKINSNHTFAEQETLDNSLFFNPILKVSNLIFPTLEEWFGELKK
- a CDS encoding VWA domain-containing protein — protein: MYELDKPIYLYLLALVPVLVALYLYEVYWRRKKQREFGNAELVEKLAPERSVFKQALKWAVLLLAITCVIIAIVNPKIGTKVETVKREGIDIVFAMDVSKSMLAEDMAPSRLERSKQIVSQIINGLGSDRIGIVGYAGAAYPVLPITTDYGVAKMFLEGVNTDIVSSQGTAIGAAIDMAITFFDDPDSSKLIILLSDGEDHGEDSISAAERAKEKGIKIITVGLGTTKGGPIPMRRNGIIYSYKQDSEGNTVTTKLYPEALQALAQATGGGYISGQSTKAVTDYVKNTISSSKKTGFESRRVAEYDSQYQWFLAAALLLLILDFFLLERKTAWIKKLNLFNEKEQ